A stretch of the Flavobacterium aquiphilum genome encodes the following:
- the ilvD gene encoding dihydroxy-acid dehydratase encodes MRSDEVKKGYQRAPHRSLFRATGLVDEDFDKPFIGVANSFIEIIPGHFFLDRVSRIIKEEIKANGCVPFEFNTIGVDDGIAMGHDGMLFSLPSRELIANSIETVMNAHKLDAMIAVPNCDKIVPGMIMGALRVDVPTIFVSGGPMKKGHTKDGVPIDLATAFEAVGKFETGQINEEELKDIECNACPSGGSCSGMFTANSMNTLMEAMGIALPGNGTILALTKEREELYRSAARRICEIAKDKALTEKFKLRNILNENAIKNAFAVDMAMGGSSNTVLHMLAIAKEANVDFNLENINSISKKVSHIAKISPSLSTVHMEDINKAGGVNAVMKEMTKRGDDILLENLTISGETVYEKIKDAYIKDTNIIHTIDNPYSQVGGLAVLYGNLAEQGAVIKTAGITGDRVFTGTAVCFDGQPEAIEGITSGKVKAGNVVVIRYEGPKGGPGMQEMLAPTSLIMGMGLGAKVALITDGRFSGATRGASIGHVSPEAAEGGMIGLVKDGDEIHIDVDKYILSVNLTDEEIAKRRAEFVPLKKELNSRWLGQYRSLVTNASSGAVLKSDLF; translated from the coding sequence ATGAGAAGTGATGAAGTAAAAAAAGGGTACCAAAGAGCTCCCCACAGATCATTATTTAGAGCAACAGGATTAGTTGACGAAGATTTTGACAAACCATTTATTGGCGTTGCCAATTCATTTATAGAAATTATTCCGGGTCACTTTTTTTTAGACAGAGTATCTAGAATCATAAAAGAAGAAATCAAAGCAAATGGATGCGTTCCGTTTGAATTCAACACTATCGGTGTGGATGATGGTATTGCCATGGGACATGACGGTATGCTTTTTTCACTTCCTTCAAGAGAGCTTATCGCCAACTCTATCGAAACGGTTATGAACGCACACAAATTAGATGCTATGATAGCTGTTCCAAACTGCGACAAAATTGTTCCTGGAATGATAATGGGTGCTTTACGAGTAGATGTTCCAACTATATTCGTAAGTGGTGGACCAATGAAAAAAGGACATACCAAAGATGGTGTTCCAATTGACCTTGCTACTGCTTTTGAAGCCGTTGGAAAATTCGAAACTGGTCAAATAAATGAAGAAGAACTGAAAGATATTGAGTGCAATGCTTGCCCAAGTGGCGGCAGCTGCTCAGGAATGTTTACCGCCAATTCCATGAATACACTTATGGAAGCTATGGGAATTGCATTACCTGGAAACGGAACTATCTTAGCACTGACAAAAGAACGTGAAGAACTTTACAGAAGTGCTGCCAGAAGAATTTGCGAAATTGCCAAAGACAAAGCATTAACCGAGAAATTCAAACTTAGAAACATCTTAAATGAAAATGCGATAAAAAATGCATTTGCTGTTGATATGGCAATGGGTGGAAGTTCAAATACTGTTTTACACATGTTGGCTATCGCCAAAGAAGCTAATGTAGACTTCAATCTCGAAAACATCAATAGTATTTCTAAAAAAGTATCGCATATCGCCAAAATTTCTCCAAGCTTATCAACCGTTCACATGGAAGACATCAACAAGGCTGGTGGTGTAAATGCCGTAATGAAAGAAATGACCAAAAGAGGAGACGACATTTTACTAGAAAACCTTACCATAAGCGGTGAAACCGTATATGAAAAAATTAAGGATGCTTATATAAAAGACACCAATATTATTCACACGATTGACAACCCATATTCACAAGTAGGTGGTTTGGCTGTGTTATACGGAAATTTGGCTGAGCAAGGTGCGGTAATCAAAACTGCCGGAATCACGGGAGACCGAGTTTTCACCGGAACTGCTGTATGTTTTGACGGTCAGCCGGAAGCTATTGAAGGAATTACAAGCGGTAAAGTAAAAGCTGGTAATGTTGTTGTTATTCGATATGAAGGTCCAAAAGGTGGTCCGGGAATGCAAGAAATGTTGGCACCTACTTCATTGATTATGGGAATGGGCTTGGGAGCCAAAGTAGCATTAATCACAGATGGTAGATTTAGTGGAGCAACAAGAGGAGCTTCTATTGGTCACGTAAGTCCAGAAGCTGCTGAAGGTGGTATGATTGGATTAGTTAAAGATGGTGACGAAATTCACATTGACGTGGATAAATATATTTTGTCAGTGAATTTAACTGATGAAGAAATTGCAAAAAGAAGAGCCGAATTTGTTCCTTTGAAAAAAGAATTGAATTCAAGATGGTTAGGACAATACCGAAGCTTGGTTACCAATGCCAGTAGCGGAGCTGTTTTAAAATCTGATTTGTTTTAA
- the lpdA gene encoding dihydrolipoyl dehydrogenase, with translation MKYDIIVLGSGPGGYVTAIRASQLGFKVAVVEKENLGGICLNWGCIPTKALLKSAQVFDYLKHASDYGLTVNEFDKDFSAVVQRSRSVAEGMSKGVQFLMKKNKIDVIDGFGKLKPGKKLDVTDKDGKVTEYSADHIIIATGARSRELPNLPQDGVKVIGYRQAMTLPTQPKSMIVVGSGAIGVEFAHFYNSMGTDVTIVEFMPNVVPVEDEDISKQFERSLKKAGIKIMTNSSVERIDTSGAGVKAYVKTAKGEEVLEADILLSAVGIKTNIENIGLEEVGIAVDRDKILVNAYNATNIPGYYAIGDVTPGQALAHVASAEGINCVEKIAGMHVEPIDYGNVPGCTYATPEIASVGLTEKQAKEKGYELKIGKFPFSASGKAKAAGAADGFVKVIFDAKYGEWLGCHMIGAGVTDMIAEAVVARKLETTGHEILKAIHPHPTMSEAVMEAVADAYGEVIHL, from the coding sequence ATGAAATACGATATTATAGTTTTAGGAAGTGGTCCTGGAGGATATGTTACAGCAATTAGAGCCTCTCAATTAGGATTTAAAGTTGCTGTAGTTGAAAAAGAAAACCTTGGCGGTATCTGTTTAAATTGGGGTTGTATTCCAACAAAAGCGTTACTAAAATCAGCTCAGGTTTTTGATTATTTGAAACATGCTTCAGATTACGGACTAACTGTAAATGAATTTGATAAAGATTTTTCGGCTGTTGTACAACGTAGCCGTAGTGTTGCTGAAGGAATGAGCAAAGGAGTTCAATTCTTGATGAAAAAAAATAAAATTGACGTTATTGATGGTTTTGGAAAATTGAAACCAGGTAAAAAACTTGACGTTACTGATAAAGACGGAAAAGTTACTGAATACAGTGCTGACCACATTATCATTGCTACTGGAGCTCGTTCTCGTGAGTTACCAAACTTACCACAAGATGGTGTAAAAGTAATTGGATACCGTCAGGCGATGACTTTACCAACACAGCCAAAGTCTATGATTGTAGTAGGTTCTGGAGCAATTGGAGTTGAATTTGCACATTTCTATAACTCTATGGGAACTGATGTAACTATCGTTGAATTTATGCCAAACGTAGTTCCTGTTGAAGACGAAGATATCTCTAAACAATTTGAGCGTTCTTTGAAAAAAGCGGGTATCAAAATTATGACAAACTCTTCAGTAGAGCGTATTGATACTTCTGGAGCTGGAGTTAAAGCGTATGTTAAAACTGCAAAAGGCGAAGAAGTTCTTGAAGCTGATATCTTATTGTCTGCTGTTGGAATCAAAACTAACATCGAAAACATCGGATTGGAAGAAGTAGGTATTGCTGTTGACAGAGATAAAATCTTAGTTAACGCTTACAACGCAACTAACATCCCAGGTTACTATGCAATTGGTGACGTAACTCCTGGACAAGCATTGGCTCACGTAGCTTCTGCTGAAGGTATTAACTGCGTTGAAAAAATTGCTGGTATGCACGTTGAACCAATCGATTACGGAAACGTTCCCGGATGTACGTATGCAACACCAGAAATCGCTTCTGTTGGATTAACTGAAAAACAAGCAAAAGAAAAAGGATACGAATTAAAAATTGGTAAATTCCCATTCTCTGCTTCAGGAAAAGCTAAAGCTGCAGGAGCTGCTGACGGTTTCGTAAAAGTAATTTTTGATGCTAAATACGGAGAATGGTTAGGATGCCACATGATTGGAGCTGGAGTTACTGATATGATTGCCGAGGCAGTTGTAGCACGTAAACTGGAAACTACAGGACATGAAATCCTTAAAGCAATCCACCCTCACCCAACAATGAGTGAAGCTGTTATGGAAGCCGTTGCTGATGCATACGGTGAAGTGATCCACTTGTAA
- the truA gene encoding tRNA pseudouridine(38-40) synthase TruA yields MRYFIKLAYNGTLYNGWQIQPNAPSVQETMNKAFSIILSSPINLMGAGRTDTGVHAREMYAHFDLDKTFDIPSTIHKLNSFLPKDIVIYDIFEVSDEAHTRFDATKRTYEYHINTFKNAFLQEQSWYFHQKLDLDLMNEAAKSLLKHTDFQCFSKVNTDVNTFDCEIFEAYWIKENGKLIFTISANRFLRNMVRSIVGTLINIGLHKITLDDLETIIKSKNREKAGFSVPAHGLYLTKIEYDYL; encoded by the coding sequence TTGAGATATTTTATAAAACTAGCATACAACGGAACCCTCTATAATGGTTGGCAAATCCAGCCAAACGCTCCCTCTGTTCAGGAAACTATGAACAAAGCATTTTCGATTATTCTTAGCTCTCCAATTAATCTCATGGGCGCGGGAAGAACGGACACCGGAGTTCATGCTAGAGAAATGTATGCTCATTTTGATTTGGATAAAACGTTTGACATTCCAAGTACAATCCACAAACTCAATTCTTTTTTACCAAAAGACATTGTGATATACGATATTTTCGAAGTTTCGGATGAAGCGCATACCCGTTTTGATGCCACAAAAAGAACATACGAATACCACATCAATACTTTTAAAAACGCATTTCTTCAGGAGCAAAGTTGGTATTTCCATCAAAAATTGGATTTGGATTTAATGAACGAAGCAGCAAAATCACTGTTAAAACATACCGATTTTCAATGTTTCTCCAAAGTGAACACCGATGTAAATACTTTTGATTGCGAAATTTTTGAAGCTTATTGGATAAAGGAAAACGGAAAACTAATTTTCACTATTTCGGCCAATCGTTTTTTACGGAATATGGTTCGCTCCATCGTAGGAACCTTAATCAACATTGGCTTGCACAAAATCACTTTAGATGATTTAGAAACAATCATCAAAAGTAAAAACAGAGAAAAAGCCGGATTTTCGGTTCCGGCGCATGGTTTATATTTGACCAAAATCGAATACGATTATTTATAG
- the cysK gene encoding cysteine synthase A, giving the protein MTHNNILETIGNTPHVKINKLYGPDANVWIKLEKTNPGSSIKDRIALSMVEDAEQKGLLKKGSTIIEATSGNTGIGLAMVAAVKGYRLILVMPDSMSVERRRLMSIYGAEFVLTPREKGMKGSLEKAEEIASEIPNSWIPLQFDNPANIEIHKTTTAQEIINAFPNGLDYLITGVGTGGHITGCAEVLKQHFPNLKVFAVEPELSPVISGGAPSPHPIQGIGAGFIPTNLHTEILDGAIQVSKEEAFEYAQRAAKEEGILLGISSGASLAAVAKKVKEIPAGSKVLTFCYDTGERYLSIEGLFE; this is encoded by the coding sequence ATGACACATAATAACATATTAGAGACAATCGGGAACACACCACATGTAAAAATCAATAAATTATATGGCCCAGATGCAAATGTTTGGATAAAGCTTGAAAAAACAAATCCAGGCTCCAGTATCAAGGACAGAATTGCTTTATCGATGGTTGAAGATGCTGAACAAAAAGGATTGTTGAAAAAAGGAAGTACTATAATCGAAGCTACATCAGGAAACACGGGAATTGGACTTGCCATGGTTGCCGCTGTAAAAGGTTATCGACTAATACTTGTAATGCCCGACTCTATGTCTGTAGAAAGACGTCGACTGATGAGCATTTATGGAGCTGAATTTGTGCTTACCCCTCGCGAAAAAGGAATGAAAGGTTCCCTTGAAAAAGCAGAAGAGATAGCAAGTGAAATTCCAAATTCATGGATACCGCTTCAGTTTGACAACCCAGCAAATATCGAAATCCACAAAACCACTACAGCACAGGAAATCATTAATGCTTTTCCAAACGGATTGGATTATTTAATCACAGGAGTTGGAACCGGCGGACACATCACCGGCTGTGCCGAAGTGCTTAAACAACATTTCCCAAACCTAAAAGTCTTCGCTGTAGAACCAGAATTATCACCGGTGATTAGCGGCGGAGCTCCTTCACCACATCCAATTCAAGGGATTGGCGCCGGCTTTATACCAACCAATCTACACACTGAAATTCTTGATGGAGCAATTCAGGTAAGCAAAGAAGAAGCATTTGAATACGCCCAAAGAGCCGCCAAAGAGGAAGGTATTCTTTTAGGAATTTCCTCAGGAGCTTCTTTAGCTGCGGTAGCTAAAAAAGTAAAAGAAATCCCGGCAGGTTCCAAAGTGCTAACTTTTTGCTATGACACAGGAGAACGTTACTTAAGTATCGAAGGGTTATTTGAATAA
- a CDS encoding ABC transporter ATP-binding protein, producing MKAKAFDTRLFKRILTYTKPYQWRFNGVIIFAVSLSIFAALRPYLLKQTVDSYIQPKDQNGLLVYISLMGIVLILEVLSQFFFVYWANWLGQDIVKDIRVKLFKHILSFRMKYFDLVPVGQLVTRSVSDIEAIARIFSQGLFMIISDMMKMLVVLLFMFYMNWKLTWIVIVAMPILVFITRIFQKKMQVAFEEVRTQIANMNSFVQERVTGMKIVQLFHREDIEAEKFRIINDKHNRAWIKTILYNSIFFPIADIISSLTLGFVVLYGGFNILHGDNSTTFGDLFSYTMFISMLFNPLRQIADKFNEMQLGMIAANRVFDILDTQDQIQDTGTIEAPLFDGDIRFEDVHFGYIPNEEVIKGINLEVKASQTIAIVGSTGAGKSTIINLLNRFYEINSGSIFIDNHNIENYTLSSLRKQIAVVLQDVFLFADTIYNNITLNNPEITREQVFEAAKKIGVHDFIMSLPDNYDFDVKERGVMLSSGQRQLIAFLRAYVSNPSILILDEATSSIDTYSEELIQRATETITKGRTSIVIAHRLATIVNADKIVVMDKGLIVEQGTHQELINQEKGYYKNLYDSQFSNSNSDTFSS from the coding sequence ATGAAAGCAAAAGCATTTGATACCCGATTATTCAAGAGAATATTAACATACACAAAGCCCTACCAATGGCGTTTTAACGGCGTGATTATTTTCGCCGTGTCGCTGTCCATTTTTGCGGCACTTCGCCCCTATTTACTGAAACAAACTGTTGACAGCTACATACAACCAAAAGACCAGAACGGTTTATTGGTTTACATCAGCTTGATGGGAATTGTACTGATACTTGAGGTTCTGTCCCAATTTTTCTTTGTGTATTGGGCCAATTGGCTTGGACAGGATATTGTAAAAGATATTCGGGTAAAACTGTTCAAACACATACTGAGTTTCAGAATGAAATATTTCGACTTGGTACCCGTGGGACAACTCGTAACCCGATCGGTATCGGACATTGAAGCAATTGCCCGTATTTTCAGTCAAGGATTATTTATGATTATAAGTGATATGATGAAAATGCTCGTAGTCCTTCTTTTCATGTTCTATATGAACTGGAAACTAACCTGGATTGTGATTGTTGCCATGCCAATCTTGGTTTTCATCACCCGTATTTTCCAAAAAAAGATGCAGGTTGCCTTTGAAGAAGTGCGAACTCAAATAGCCAACATGAATTCTTTTGTTCAGGAAAGAGTAACGGGAATGAAAATCGTACAACTATTTCACCGCGAAGACATTGAAGCCGAAAAATTCAGAATCATCAACGACAAACACAACAGAGCTTGGATAAAAACCATTTTGTACAACTCTATTTTCTTCCCCATTGCCGATATTATTTCGTCGTTAACACTCGGTTTTGTCGTTTTGTACGGAGGGTTCAATATTTTGCACGGAGACAATTCAACCACTTTCGGGGATTTATTTTCATACACGATGTTTATCAGTATGTTGTTTAACCCGTTGCGGCAAATAGCAGATAAATTCAATGAGATGCAACTGGGAATGATTGCTGCCAACCGTGTTTTTGACATCTTGGATACACAAGACCAAATACAGGATACCGGAACAATTGAAGCTCCGTTATTTGACGGAGACATTCGCTTTGAGGATGTACATTTTGGCTATATTCCAAACGAAGAAGTAATAAAAGGAATCAATCTTGAAGTAAAAGCAAGTCAGACCATTGCTATCGTGGGTTCTACCGGAGCCGGAAAATCAACTATCATTAATTTATTGAACCGTTTCTACGAAATTAACAGCGGTTCCATTTTTATTGATAACCACAATATTGAGAACTACACCTTGAGTTCGTTGCGTAAACAAATTGCAGTGGTCTTACAGGATGTATTTCTTTTTGCCGATACCATCTACAACAATATTACGCTCAATAATCCTGAAATTACAAGAGAACAGGTTTTTGAAGCGGCCAAGAAAATCGGCGTCCATGATTTCATTATGAGTTTACCTGACAATTATGATTTTGATGTAAAAGAACGCGGTGTAATGCTTTCCTCTGGACAACGTCAATTGATTGCATTTTTGAGAGCATATGTCAGTAATCCAAGTATTCTTATTCTGGATGAAGCGACTTCATCTATCGATACATATTCGGAGGAATTGATTCAGCGCGCCACCGAAACCATTACCAAAGGAAGGACATCGATTGTTATCGCCCACCGATTGGCAACCATTGTCAATGCTGATAAAATTGTCGTTATGGACAAAGGTCTTATTGTTGAACAAGGAACACATCAGGAATTAATAAACCAAGAAAAAGGATATTATAAAAATCTATATGATTCGCAGTTCAGCAATTCCAATTCGGATACTTTTTCTTCCTAA
- a CDS encoding metallophosphoesterase family protein yields the protein MKKILLLSDTHSHIDDTILKYVAQADEVWHAGDIGDLIVTDTIKKLKPLRCVYGNIDNAQARLEFPLHNRFFCEGVDVWITHIGGYPGKYNPALKAEMETNPPKLFICGHSHILKVIFDKKNNLLHMNPGAAGKSGFHQVRTMLRFVIDGEVIKNLEIIEIDKKV from the coding sequence ATGAAAAAAATTCTTCTCCTTTCGGATACACATAGCCATATTGATGATACGATTTTAAAATACGTTGCACAGGCCGATGAGGTTTGGCATGCGGGCGATATTGGCGATTTAATAGTTACCGATACTATAAAAAAGCTGAAACCGCTGCGTTGTGTGTATGGTAATATTGATAATGCCCAAGCACGTTTGGAGTTTCCGTTGCACAATCGTTTTTTTTGCGAAGGTGTTGATGTTTGGATTACCCATATTGGCGGTTATCCGGGAAAATACAATCCGGCTTTGAAGGCCGAAATGGAAACGAATCCACCGAAATTGTTTATATGCGGACATTCGCATATTTTAAAAGTGATTTTTGATAAAAAGAATAATCTGTTGCACATGAATCCGGGTGCAGCCGGAAAAAGCGGTTTTCATCAGGTGCGGACGATGCTTCGTTTTGTGATTGATGGCGAGGTGATAAAAAACCTTGAAATTATTGAGATTGACAAAAAAGTTTAG